Proteins encoded within one genomic window of [Enterobacter] lignolyticus SCF1:
- the ftsH gene encoding ATP-dependent zinc metalloprotease FtsH produces the protein MAKNLILWLVIAVVLMSVFQSFGPSESNGRKVDYSTFLQEVNQDQVREARINGREINVTKKDSNRYTTYIPVNDPKLLDNLLTKNVKVVGEPPEEPSLLASIFISWFPMLLLIGVWIFFMRQMQGGGGKGAMSFGKSKARMLTEDQIKTTFADVAGCDEAKEEVGELVEYLREPSRFQKLGGKIPKGVLMVGPPGTGKTLLAKAIAGEAKVPFFTISGSDFVEMFVGVGASRVRDMFEQAKKAAPCIIFIDEIDAVGRQRGAGLGGGHDEREQTLNQMLVEMDGFEGNEGIIVIAATNRPDVLDPALLRPGRFDRQVVVGLPDVRGREQILKVHMRRVPLAPDVDAAIIARGTPGFSGADLANLVNEAALFAARGNKRVVSMVEFEKAKDKIMMGAERRSMVMTEAQKESTAYHEAGHAIIGRLVPEHDPVHKVTIIPRGRALGVTFFLPEGDAISASRQKLESQISTLYGGRLAEEIIYGVEHVSTGASNDIKVATNLARNMVTQWGFSDKLGPLLYAEEEGEVFLGRSVAKAKHMSDETARIIDQEVKALIERNYGRARQILNDNMDILHAMKDALMKYETIDAPQIDDLMARRDVRPPAGWEDPAASNNSDNNGTPRAPRPVDEPRTTNPGNTMSEHLDDK, from the coding sequence ATGGCGAAAAACCTAATACTCTGGCTGGTCATCGCAGTGGTGCTGATGTCAGTGTTCCAGAGCTTTGGGCCCAGCGAGTCTAATGGCCGTAAGGTGGATTACTCTACCTTCCTGCAGGAAGTCAACCAGGATCAGGTTCGCGAAGCGCGTATCAACGGACGTGAGATCAACGTTACCAAGAAAGATAGTAACCGTTACACGACTTACATTCCGGTTAACGATCCGAAGCTGCTTGATAACCTGCTGACCAAGAACGTGAAAGTGGTTGGTGAACCGCCTGAAGAGCCGAGCCTGCTGGCTTCTATCTTCATTTCCTGGTTCCCGATGCTGCTGCTGATTGGCGTCTGGATCTTCTTCATGCGGCAGATGCAGGGCGGCGGCGGTAAAGGCGCTATGTCGTTCGGCAAGAGCAAGGCGCGCATGCTGACCGAAGACCAGATCAAAACCACCTTTGCTGATGTTGCGGGCTGCGACGAGGCGAAAGAGGAAGTGGGCGAGCTGGTCGAGTACCTGCGTGAGCCGAGCCGCTTCCAGAAGCTGGGTGGTAAAATTCCGAAAGGCGTCCTGATGGTCGGCCCTCCGGGTACCGGTAAAACGCTGCTGGCGAAGGCTATCGCCGGCGAAGCGAAGGTCCCGTTCTTTACGATTTCCGGTTCTGACTTCGTGGAAATGTTCGTGGGTGTCGGCGCCTCCCGTGTGCGCGACATGTTCGAACAGGCCAAGAAGGCGGCGCCGTGCATTATCTTCATCGATGAAATCGACGCCGTCGGCCGCCAGCGTGGCGCCGGTCTGGGCGGCGGTCATGATGAACGTGAACAAACGCTGAACCAGATGCTGGTTGAGATGGACGGTTTTGAAGGCAATGAAGGGATCATCGTTATCGCGGCGACAAACCGCCCTGACGTTCTTGACCCTGCTCTGCTGCGTCCAGGCCGTTTCGACCGTCAGGTTGTGGTTGGCCTGCCGGATGTTCGCGGTCGTGAACAGATTCTGAAAGTACACATGCGTCGCGTACCGCTGGCGCCGGATGTTGATGCCGCGATTATCGCGCGCGGTACTCCGGGCTTCTCCGGTGCGGATCTCGCCAACCTGGTGAACGAAGCGGCGCTGTTTGCGGCACGCGGCAACAAGCGCGTGGTATCGATGGTTGAGTTTGAAAAAGCGAAAGACAAAATCATGATGGGTGCGGAACGTCGCTCCATGGTGATGACGGAAGCGCAGAAAGAATCCACCGCGTACCATGAAGCTGGCCACGCGATTATCGGTCGCCTGGTGCCGGAGCACGATCCGGTGCACAAAGTGACGATTATCCCGCGCGGTCGCGCGCTGGGCGTGACCTTCTTCCTGCCGGAGGGCGATGCTATCAGCGCCAGCCGTCAGAAGCTGGAAAGCCAGATTTCGACTCTGTACGGCGGCCGTCTGGCGGAAGAGATCATCTACGGCGTAGAGCATGTTTCTACCGGCGCGTCGAACGACATTAAGGTCGCGACCAACCTGGCGCGCAACATGGTGACCCAGTGGGGCTTCTCCGACAAACTCGGTCCGCTGCTGTACGCGGAAGAGGAAGGCGAAGTATTCCTCGGCCGCAGCGTGGCGAAAGCGAAGCATATGTCCGATGAGACCGCGCGTATCATCGACCAGGAAGTGAAGGCGCTGATTGAACGTAACTACGGTCGCGCGCGTCAGATCCTCAACGACAACATGGATATCCTGCACGCGATGAAAGATGCGCTCATGAAATATGAGACCATCGACGCGCCGCAGATCGACGACCTGATGGCGCGCCGCGATGTGCGCCCGCCGGCGGGCTGGGAAGATCCTGCTGCGTCCAATAACTCTGATAACAACGGTACCCCGCGTGCGCCGCGTCCGGTCGACGAGCCGCGTACGACGAACCCGGGCAATACGATGTCAGAGCATCTGGACGACAAGTAA
- the folP gene encoding dihydropteroate synthase produces the protein MKLFAQDTTLDLSHPHVMGILNVTPDSFSDGGSHNQLVDAVKHANLMINAGATIIDVGGESTRPGAADVSVDEELSRVIPVVEALAQRFEVWISVDTSKPEVIRESARAGAHIINDIRSLTEPGALEAAAETGLPVCLMHMQGQPKTMQEAPKYDDVFADVNRFFIEHIERCVQAGISKSKLLLDPGFGFGKNLTHNYALLARLSEYHHFGLPLLVGMSRKSMVGQLLNVGPSERLSGSLACAVIAAMQGAQIIRVHDVKETVEALRVVEATLSGREHKYYE, from the coding sequence ATGAAACTATTCGCTCAGGACACCACCCTCGATCTCTCGCATCCGCACGTCATGGGGATCCTCAATGTGACTCCCGATTCCTTTTCGGATGGAGGGTCGCACAATCAGCTTGTGGACGCCGTTAAGCACGCGAATCTGATGATCAACGCCGGCGCGACGATTATCGATGTCGGCGGGGAGTCCACCCGTCCAGGCGCCGCCGATGTGAGCGTGGATGAAGAGCTCTCGCGGGTCATTCCGGTGGTTGAGGCGCTAGCCCAGCGGTTTGAGGTGTGGATTTCGGTCGACACCTCAAAACCGGAGGTGATCCGCGAGTCCGCGCGGGCTGGCGCGCATATCATTAACGATATTCGCTCCTTAACCGAACCGGGCGCGCTGGAAGCCGCTGCGGAAACCGGGTTACCGGTATGCCTGATGCACATGCAAGGGCAACCCAAAACGATGCAGGAAGCGCCGAAGTATGATGATGTCTTTGCGGACGTGAATCGCTTCTTTATTGAGCACATCGAGCGCTGTGTGCAGGCGGGAATCTCAAAATCAAAATTGCTGCTCGACCCGGGGTTTGGTTTCGGTAAAAATCTTACTCATAATTATGCGCTTCTCGCACGGTTGTCGGAGTATCATCACTTCGGCCTGCCGCTGTTGGTTGGCATGTCGCGTAAATCGATGGTGGGCCAGCTGCTGAACGTCGGCCCATCTGAGCGCCTGAGCGGCAGCCTGGCGTGCGCTGTGATTGCGGCAATGCAGGGCGCGCAGATTATCCGCGTCCATGACGTCAAAGAAACTGTAGAAGCGCTGCGCGTGGTGGAAGCCACACTCTCCGGGAGGGAACACAAGTACTATGAGTAA
- the glmM gene encoding phosphoglucosamine mutase has product MSNRKYFGTDGIRGRVGDAPITPDFVLKLGWAAGKVLARHGSRKVIIGKDTRISGYMLESALEAGLAAAGLSASFTGPMPTPAVAYLTRAFRAEAGIVISASHNPFYDNGIKFFSTEGTKLPDDIEKAIEDELEKEISCVDSAELGKANRIVDAAGRYIEFCKGTFPNELDLSDLKIVLDCANGATYHIAPNVFRELGAKVITIGCEPNGVNINEEVGATDVRALQARVLAEKAHLGIAYDGDGDRVIMVDHEGNKVDGDQILYIIARESLRQGQLRGGAVGTLMSNMGLELALKQLGIPFARAKVGDRYVLEKLQEKGWRIGAENSGHVILLDQTTTGDGIVASLQVVAAMARNHMSLHDLCSGMKMFPQVLVNVRYQNSADNPLEHESVKIVTAEVEAALGNRGRVLLRKSGTEPLIRVMVEGEHEEQVNAFAHRIADAVKAV; this is encoded by the coding sequence ATGAGTAACCGTAAATATTTTGGCACCGATGGGATCCGCGGCCGCGTTGGCGATGCCCCCATTACCCCTGACTTCGTTCTTAAACTGGGCTGGGCCGCCGGAAAGGTTCTGGCTCGTCACGGTTCTCGTAAGGTCATTATCGGTAAGGATACGCGTATTTCCGGCTACATGCTGGAATCCGCGCTCGAGGCTGGCCTCGCGGCGGCAGGCCTGTCCGCGTCCTTTACCGGCCCGATGCCAACGCCGGCCGTTGCCTACCTGACGCGCGCCTTCCGCGCGGAAGCCGGGATTGTTATCTCCGCCTCGCACAATCCGTTTTACGATAACGGCATTAAGTTTTTCTCAACCGAAGGCACCAAGCTTCCGGACGATATCGAGAAAGCGATTGAGGATGAGCTGGAAAAAGAGATCAGCTGCGTCGATTCTGCCGAGCTAGGCAAAGCCAACCGTATCGTTGACGCCGCGGGGCGCTATATCGAATTCTGTAAAGGGACCTTCCCCAACGAACTGGACCTCAGCGATCTGAAAATTGTGCTGGACTGCGCGAATGGCGCCACCTACCACATTGCGCCGAATGTGTTCCGCGAGCTGGGCGCGAAAGTTATCACCATTGGCTGTGAGCCAAACGGCGTTAACATCAACGAAGAGGTCGGGGCAACGGACGTACGGGCCCTGCAGGCGCGCGTGCTGGCTGAAAAGGCCCATCTGGGTATCGCCTATGACGGCGACGGCGACCGCGTCATTATGGTCGACCACGAAGGCAACAAAGTCGATGGTGACCAGATCCTCTACATTATTGCCCGGGAATCGCTGCGCCAGGGACAATTGCGCGGCGGCGCGGTGGGTACCCTGATGAGCAACATGGGGCTTGAGCTGGCGCTGAAGCAGCTGGGCATCCCGTTTGCCCGCGCGAAGGTGGGCGACCGCTACGTGCTGGAAAAACTGCAGGAAAAAGGCTGGCGCATCGGCGCGGAAAACTCCGGCCACGTGATTTTGCTGGATCAAACCACTACGGGCGACGGCATTGTCGCGAGCCTGCAGGTGGTCGCCGCGATGGCCCGCAATCATATGAGCCTGCACGACCTGTGCAGCGGCATGAAAATGTTCCCGCAGGTGTTAGTGAACGTTCGCTATCAGAACAGCGCAGACAACCCGTTGGAGCATGAGAGCGTGAAAATCGTTACGGCGGAAGTGGAAGCCGCGCTGGGTAACCGCGGGCGCGTGCTGCTGCGTAAATCGGGCACTGAGCCGCTGATCCGCGTCATGGTGGAAGGCGAGCACGAAGAGCAGGTCAACGCCTTCGCGCATCGCATCGCCGATGCGGTGAAAGCCGTCTGA
- the secG gene encoding preprotein translocase subunit SecG produces the protein MYEALLVVFLIVAIGLVGLIMLQQGKGADMGASFGAGASATLFGSSGSGNFMTRMTAILATLFFIISLALGNINTNKTNKGSEWENLTAPKSEQTQPAAPAQPSSDIPH, from the coding sequence ATGTACGAAGCTCTTCTTGTCGTTTTCCTTATTGTTGCGATTGGCCTCGTAGGTCTGATTATGCTGCAGCAGGGTAAAGGCGCTGATATGGGAGCCTCCTTCGGAGCAGGCGCATCCGCTACGCTGTTTGGTTCAAGTGGTTCTGGTAACTTCATGACCCGTATGACCGCGATTCTGGCGACGCTGTTCTTCATCATCAGTCTGGCATTGGGCAACATCAATACCAACAAGACCAATAAAGGAAGCGAGTGGGAAAATCTGACTGCGCCGAAATCGGAGCAGACTCAGCCAGCAGCGCCGGCGCAGCCGAGCAGCGATATCCCGCACTAA
- a CDS encoding YfaZ family outer membrane protein → MNTLKTKAALLIAALTVSGAASASVNLHGDAGENYTNLSATFGGSEPGFTFNGNWAHSDNDGDIAGLGMGYNFPLGSVILTLGGRGVYLNPNNGDEGYAVAVGGGAQLPLGDFITLMGEYYYSPDSLSSGVEDYVEANASVRFNLTKSMSIDAGYRYIEMAGKDGNKDNTLADGPYAGFNFKF, encoded by the coding sequence ATGAACACGCTCAAAACGAAAGCTGCGTTGCTGATAGCGGCGCTCACTGTTAGCGGGGCCGCCAGCGCCTCCGTCAATCTTCATGGCGATGCTGGCGAAAACTACACCAACCTATCCGCGACGTTTGGCGGCAGCGAACCGGGGTTCACCTTCAACGGTAACTGGGCGCACAGCGATAACGATGGCGATATTGCCGGTCTGGGCATGGGATACAACTTCCCGCTTGGCTCGGTGATCCTGACCCTCGGCGGACGCGGCGTGTACCTGAACCCTAATAATGGCGACGAAGGCTATGCCGTCGCCGTCGGCGGCGGCGCGCAGCTGCCGTTAGGCGATTTCATTACGCTGATGGGAGAGTACTACTATTCGCCGGACTCACTCTCAAGCGGTGTCGAAGACTATGTTGAAGCGAACGCCAGCGTACGTTTTAACCTTACCAAATCAATGAGTATTGATGCTGGCTATCGCTATATTGAGATGGCGGGTAAAGATGGGAATAAAGACAACACGCTGGCCGATGGCCCTTACGCGGGTTTCAACTTTAAGTTCTAA
- the ompA gene encoding porin OmpA, producing MKKTLVALTILNACTMSTAFAAADAGTWYGGAKFGWSHYSDTSANNDFNDNMRQATDFDTNSDNVGGGIFGGYQINNWLAVEGGYDYLGNMQFNGNNGAAGGKMKSQGLQLSLKASYGLSDSWDLYGRAGAMGYRAETEAAGHSTFDTGVRPLLAVGTEYAFTPSLAGRLEYQWVSNVGNENQIGMTADASSVTAGIVYRFGQNTPEPVAAPAPAPAPVAEAPKTFNLKSDVMFGYDSATLTNEGKAAINQLYHSPDLQSATGNTTLVIGYSDRTGSASYNQALSARRAQAVAEQLIGLGMSAENIRTEGRGATDSVTGNTCDNMTGSALKNCLSPDRRVVVQISGQ from the coding sequence ATGAAAAAAACACTTGTCGCTCTGACGATTTTAAATGCTTGCACAATGTCTACGGCATTTGCTGCCGCTGATGCTGGTACCTGGTACGGCGGTGCAAAATTTGGCTGGTCCCATTATTCTGACACCAGTGCAAATAATGATTTCAATGACAACATGCGTCAGGCGACGGATTTCGATACCAACAGCGACAACGTTGGCGGCGGCATCTTCGGCGGCTATCAGATTAACAACTGGCTGGCGGTTGAAGGGGGCTACGACTACCTCGGCAACATGCAGTTCAACGGCAACAACGGCGCGGCTGGCGGCAAAATGAAAAGCCAGGGCCTGCAGCTCTCTCTGAAAGCCAGCTATGGCCTTTCCGATAGCTGGGATCTCTACGGCCGCGCAGGCGCCATGGGTTATCGCGCGGAAACCGAAGCGGCTGGCCACAGCACCTTCGACACCGGCGTACGCCCTCTGCTGGCGGTCGGTACCGAGTATGCGTTCACGCCAAGCCTGGCGGGCCGCCTCGAATACCAGTGGGTCAGCAATGTGGGTAATGAAAACCAGATCGGTATGACCGCAGACGCAAGCTCTGTCACGGCGGGTATCGTTTACCGCTTTGGTCAAAATACGCCAGAGCCCGTTGCCGCCCCTGCGCCAGCGCCTGCGCCGGTAGCTGAAGCGCCGAAGACATTCAATCTGAAATCAGACGTGATGTTCGGCTACGACTCCGCAACGCTGACAAACGAAGGTAAAGCGGCTATCAACCAGCTGTACCATTCTCCGGATCTGCAGTCTGCAACCGGCAATACCACCCTCGTCATTGGCTACAGCGACCGCACCGGTAGCGCATCCTACAACCAGGCGCTGTCCGCACGTCGCGCTCAGGCCGTTGCTGAGCAGCTGATCGGTCTCGGCATGTCTGCGGAAAACATCCGCACGGAAGGCCGCGGTGCGACAGACTCTGTCACCGGCAACACCTGCGACAACATGACCGGCAGCGCGCTGAAAAACTGCCTCTCTCCGGATCGTCGCGTAGTGGTGCAGATCTCCGGTCAGTAA
- a CDS encoding winged helix-turn-helix transcriptional regulator — MHISQPVRPQPSIDRLIAELEPYATPLKAVARKKLSWDHKSGPQLYLFKEGEISILRASDGLVMVTVYEPHLFGVAEMLQPMRGHALRAEIESTVLRIDGDVAMRIFTEKNLWQDVTALLAYHTAYMGYRDTLVLQQRTYSVIRNHLLEMILLPEETRMRTSMLDYIQDRTHLSRSSVLNVLSALKKGKYIQFIRGGYLQSITTLPEKF, encoded by the coding sequence ATGCATATTTCGCAGCCTGTACGACCGCAGCCTTCAATTGATCGATTGATTGCCGAGCTGGAGCCGTATGCCACCCCACTCAAGGCCGTGGCCAGGAAAAAACTGTCCTGGGATCACAAAAGCGGACCTCAGCTTTACCTGTTTAAAGAAGGTGAGATCTCTATTTTACGGGCGTCGGATGGACTGGTAATGGTCACCGTTTACGAGCCGCATCTTTTCGGCGTAGCGGAGATGCTGCAACCCATGCGGGGGCATGCTCTGCGCGCGGAGATTGAGTCTACCGTCCTGCGAATTGACGGCGATGTCGCCATGCGCATCTTTACCGAAAAGAACCTCTGGCAGGATGTGACCGCCCTTCTGGCATACCACACGGCCTATATGGGCTACCGCGACACGCTGGTCCTTCAGCAGCGTACCTATTCGGTTATTCGCAACCACCTGCTGGAGATGATCCTGCTGCCGGAAGAAACCCGCATGCGTACCTCAATGCTGGATTATATTCAGGATCGGACGCACTTATCACGCAGCAGCGTGTTAAACGTATTATCCGCACTTAAGAAAGGGAAATATATTCAATTCATCCGCGGCGGATATTTGCAAAGCATTACTACCCTGCCTGAAAAATTCTGA
- the argG gene encoding argininosuccinate synthase, translating into MTTILKHLPVGQRIGIAFSGGLDTSAALLWMRKKGAVPYAYTANLGQPDEEDYDAIPRRAMEYGAENARLIDCRKQLVAEGIAAIQCGAFHNTTGGLTYFNTTPLGRAVTGTMLVAAMKEDGVNIWGDGSTYKGNDIERFYRYGLLTNAELKIYKPWLDTDFIDELGGRQEMSEFMIACGFDYKMSVEKAYSTDSNMLGATHEAKDLEFLNSSVKIVNPIMGVKFWDENVKIPAEEVTVRFEKGHPVALNGNTFSDDVEMMMEANRIGGRHGLGMSDQIENRIIEAKSRGIYEAPGMALLHIAYERLLTGIHNEDTIEQYHAHGRQLGRLLYQGRWFDSQALMLRDALQRWVASAITGEVTLELRRGNDYSILNTVSDNLTYKPERLTMEKGDSVFSPDDRIGQLTMRNLDITDTREKLFTYANSGLLSASSTNGLPQVENLELGNKK; encoded by the coding sequence ATGACGACGATTCTCAAGCATCTTCCGGTTGGTCAACGTATTGGTATCGCTTTCTCCGGTGGTCTGGACACCAGCGCCGCCCTGCTGTGGATGCGAAAAAAAGGCGCAGTGCCGTATGCATACACGGCGAACCTGGGCCAGCCTGATGAAGAGGATTATGACGCGATTCCCCGCCGCGCGATGGAATACGGCGCAGAAAACGCCCGCCTGATCGATTGCCGTAAGCAGCTTGTCGCCGAAGGGATCGCCGCTATCCAGTGCGGCGCATTCCACAACACCACCGGCGGGCTGACCTACTTCAACACCACCCCGCTGGGGCGTGCGGTCACCGGCACCATGCTGGTCGCCGCAATGAAAGAAGATGGCGTAAACATCTGGGGCGACGGCAGCACCTATAAAGGAAATGATATTGAGCGCTTCTATCGCTACGGTCTGCTGACCAACGCCGAGCTAAAAATTTACAAACCGTGGCTCGATACCGACTTTATCGACGAGCTCGGCGGCCGTCAGGAGATGTCCGAGTTTATGATTGCCTGCGGTTTCGATTACAAAATGTCGGTTGAGAAAGCCTATTCCACCGATTCCAACATGCTGGGCGCGACGCACGAAGCGAAAGACCTCGAGTTTCTGAACTCCAGCGTCAAGATTGTTAACCCGATCATGGGCGTGAAGTTCTGGGACGAAAACGTGAAAATCCCGGCGGAAGAAGTCACGGTTCGCTTTGAAAAAGGCCACCCGGTAGCGCTCAACGGCAACACCTTCAGCGACGACGTCGAAATGATGATGGAAGCCAACCGTATCGGCGGTCGTCACGGGTTGGGCATGAGCGATCAGATTGAAAACCGGATCATCGAAGCCAAAAGCCGTGGCATTTATGAAGCCCCGGGCATGGCGCTGCTGCACATCGCCTACGAGCGCCTGCTGACCGGTATTCATAACGAAGACACTATTGAGCAGTACCACGCGCATGGCCGTCAGTTAGGCCGTCTGCTGTATCAGGGCCGTTGGTTTGATTCCCAGGCCTTGATGCTGCGTGATGCCCTGCAGCGCTGGGTCGCGAGCGCCATCACCGGCGAGGTCACGCTTGAGCTGCGTCGCGGCAACGACTATTCGATCCTCAATACCGTTTCCGACAACCTGACCTATAAGCCAGAGCGTCTGACCATGGAAAAAGGGGATTCCGTCTTCTCTCCGGACGACCGTATCGGGCAGCTGACCATGCGCAATCTTGATATTACCGATACGCGTGAAAAACTGTTTACCTATGCGAATAGCGGACTGCTCTCTGCATCATCGACCAACGGCCTGCCGCAGGTTGAGAATCTGGAACTCGGTAATAAAAAGTAA
- the rimP gene encoding ribosome maturation factor RimP: MSTLEQKLTEMLTAPVEALGFELVGIEFVRGRTSTLRIYIDSEDGINVDDCADVSHQVSAVMDVEDPITVAYNLEVSSPGLDRPMFTAEHYTRFLGEEVSLVLRMAVQNRRKWQGIIKAVDGEMITVTVEGKDEVFALSNIQKANLVPHF, translated from the coding sequence TTGTCCACTTTAGAACAGAAATTAACAGAGATGCTTACGGCGCCGGTTGAGGCTTTGGGCTTTGAGCTGGTTGGCATCGAATTCGTTCGCGGTCGCACATCCACGCTGCGCATCTATATTGATAGTGAAGATGGCATCAATGTTGATGACTGTGCTGATGTGAGCCACCAGGTCAGTGCCGTCATGGATGTCGAAGATCCCATCACCGTTGCCTACAACCTGGAAGTTTCCTCTCCGGGCCTCGATCGCCCTATGTTCACCGCTGAGCACTACACGCGTTTCCTCGGTGAAGAGGTTTCGCTGGTTCTGCGCATGGCGGTACAAAACCGCCGCAAGTGGCAGGGCATTATCAAAGCGGTAGACGGTGAAATGATCACCGTAACAGTCGAAGGCAAAGATGAAGTGTTCGCGCTGAGTAACATCCAGAAGGCGAACCTGGTTCCCCACTTTTAA